One region of Streptomyces leeuwenhoekii genomic DNA includes:
- the resB gene encoding cytochrome c biogenesis protein ResB, with protein MSKTTTDTAPAGRAPDGADDQELGAAGSQLSTAPQEDAPHLPSLGVIGWARWFWRQLTSMRVALLLLLLLSLGAIPGSLIPQTGIDATKVEDFRQRHETLAPVYDKLGLFHVYSSVWFSAIYILLFVSLIGCIVPRTWQFVGQLRGRPPKAPKRLTRLPAYTTWRTEAKPEQVREAALALLKKRRFRAHAAGDAVAAEKGYLREVGNLAFHIALIVMLIAFAWGQLFKFEGNKLILEGDGFSNTLTQYDDQKSGTLFTPDDLEPFSFVLKDFKGTYEATGPNRGTPRTYEADVTYSVGAYGEEKKTTIKVNEPLKIDGSKVYLVSHGYAPVLTVRDGKGNVVMDREAVALLPLDGNVTSSGAVKVMDGYRNAAGKKEQLGFNAFFLPTYGGKGTTMLSQFPALINPMLALSAYHGDLGVDSGIPQSVYQLDKKNLKEFKDSDGKLFKKQLAIGQTMTLPDGAGSVTFEGVKEWAGFQIARQPASGWALAGAVVAIFGLAGSLFIQRRRVWVRAVKGADGVTVVEMAGLGRSESAKVPEELGELAGILYERAPGAPEPDPSAPSGPPDTPDPAAAPAERAEKK; from the coding sequence ATGAGCAAGACCACGACCGACACCGCCCCGGCCGGCCGGGCCCCGGACGGCGCCGACGACCAGGAGCTGGGCGCCGCCGGCTCGCAGCTCTCCACGGCCCCCCAGGAGGACGCCCCCCATCTGCCCTCCCTGGGCGTCATCGGCTGGGCCCGCTGGTTCTGGCGGCAGCTCACCTCGATGCGGGTGGCGCTGCTGCTGCTCCTGCTGCTGTCGCTGGGCGCCATCCCGGGCTCGCTGATCCCGCAGACCGGCATCGACGCCACCAAGGTCGAGGACTTCCGGCAGCGGCACGAGACCCTGGCGCCGGTCTACGACAAGCTCGGCCTCTTCCACGTCTACAGCTCGGTGTGGTTCTCCGCGATCTACATCCTGCTGTTCGTCTCCCTCATCGGCTGCATCGTGCCGCGCACCTGGCAGTTCGTCGGCCAGCTCCGCGGCCGCCCGCCCAAGGCCCCCAAGCGGCTGACCCGGCTGCCCGCCTACACCACCTGGCGCACCGAGGCCAAACCCGAGCAGGTCCGCGAGGCCGCGCTCGCCCTGCTGAAGAAGCGCCGCTTCCGCGCCCACGCCGCCGGTGACGCCGTCGCCGCCGAGAAGGGCTACCTGCGCGAGGTGGGCAACCTCGCCTTCCACATCGCGCTGATCGTGATGCTGATCGCCTTCGCCTGGGGCCAGCTCTTCAAGTTCGAGGGCAACAAGCTGATCCTGGAGGGCGACGGCTTCTCCAACACCCTCACCCAGTACGACGACCAGAAGTCCGGCACCCTGTTCACCCCCGACGACCTGGAGCCGTTCAGCTTCGTCCTGAAGGACTTCAAGGGCACCTACGAGGCGACCGGGCCCAACCGCGGCACCCCGCGCACCTACGAGGCGGACGTCACCTACAGCGTCGGCGCCTACGGCGAGGAGAAGAAGACCACCATCAAGGTGAACGAGCCGCTGAAGATCGACGGCTCGAAGGTCTACCTCGTCAGCCACGGCTACGCGCCCGTGCTCACGGTCAGGGACGGCAAGGGCAACGTGGTCATGGACCGCGAGGCCGTCGCGCTGCTGCCGCTGGACGGCAACGTCACCTCCTCCGGCGCCGTCAAGGTGATGGACGGCTACCGCAACGCCGCGGGGAAGAAGGAGCAGCTCGGCTTCAACGCCTTCTTCCTGCCCACCTACGGCGGGAAGGGGACGACGATGCTGTCCCAGTTCCCCGCGCTGATCAACCCGATGCTGGCGCTCTCCGCCTACCACGGCGACCTCGGCGTCGACTCGGGCATCCCGCAGAGCGTCTACCAGCTCGACAAGAAGAACCTGAAGGAGTTCAAGGACTCCGACGGGAAGCTGTTCAAGAAGCAGCTCGCGATCGGCCAGACCATGACCCTCCCGGACGGGGCCGGCTCGGTCACCTTCGAGGGCGTCAAGGAGTGGGCGGGCTTCCAGATCGCCCGTCAGCCCGCCAGCGGCTGGGCGCTCGCCGGTGCCGTCGTCGCCATCTTCGGCCTCGCCGGCTCCCTGTTCATCCAGCGCCGCCGGGTGTGGGTGCGGGCCGTCAAGGGAGCCGACGGCGTCACCGTCGTCGAGATGGCCGGCCTCGGCCGCAGCGAGTCCGCCAAGGTGCCCGAGGAGCTCGGCGAGCTCGCCGGGATCCTGTACGAGCGGGCGCCCGGCGCCCCCGAACCCGACCCCTCCGCACCGTCCGGTCCCCCGGACACCCCCGACCCCGCAGCCGCACCTGCCGAGAGGGCTGAGAAGAAGTGA
- a CDS encoding RNA polymerase sigma factor: MDTNLRTRIRAGDHDASGDLFDAYARSVCNHAFRLTGDWAAAEDVVSLTFLDAWRLRERLDADGGSLRPWLLGIATNVTRNTRRAARRHAAAVARLPRDTTVRDHAEEVAGRVDDAGRLALVENAADAAGRTGVAITREDPDHPTRDEWIFDEETQEFLGERSVAREDHADVEEGTVTGNTAVLRRAVVDKPGQRP, translated from the coding sequence GTGGACACGAATCTGCGGACACGCATCCGCGCGGGGGACCACGACGCCTCCGGTGACCTCTTCGACGCGTACGCGCGCTCCGTCTGCAACCACGCGTTCCGGCTCACCGGCGACTGGGCCGCCGCCGAGGACGTCGTCTCGCTCACCTTCCTGGACGCCTGGCGGCTGCGTGAACGGCTGGACGCGGACGGGGGGTCCCTGAGGCCCTGGCTGCTGGGCATCGCCACCAACGTCACCCGGAACACCCGCCGCGCCGCCCGGAGACACGCCGCCGCCGTCGCCCGGCTGCCGCGCGACACCACCGTGCGCGACCACGCCGAGGAGGTGGCCGGGCGGGTGGACGACGCCGGGCGGCTGGCCCTCGTCGAGAACGCGGCCGACGCCGCCGGCCGCACGGGTGTCGCGATCACCCGGGAGGATCCGGACCACCCCACCCGGGACGAGTGGATCTTCGACGAGGAGACCCAGGAGTTCCTGGGCGAGCGGAGTGTGGCCCGTGAGGACCACGCGGACGTGGAGGAAGGGACCGTCACCGGCAACACCGCCGTCCTGCGTCGCGCCGTGGTCGACAAGCCAGGTCAGCGCCCCTGA
- a CDS encoding SRPBCC domain-containing protein — MTGSIEQGMSQTHGNTHILHFLVRLPRPMEKVWPALATEVGLAAWYTPADVLEPRLGGAVALRGVGAGRITAWDVDRVAEYTVEGGGRVRFHLERDGEDGAALRFTHEFEDERESEQRWRARFERLIELLEPGP; from the coding sequence ATGACCGGATCCATCGAACAGGGCATGAGCCAGACCCACGGGAACACGCACATCCTGCACTTCCTGGTGCGGCTTCCCCGGCCCATGGAGAAGGTCTGGCCCGCACTGGCCACCGAGGTGGGGCTCGCCGCCTGGTACACCCCGGCCGACGTGCTGGAGCCCCGGCTCGGCGGCGCGGTCGCGCTGCGCGGGGTCGGGGCCGGGCGGATCACCGCGTGGGACGTGGACCGGGTCGCCGAGTACACGGTCGAGGGCGGCGGGCGCGTCCGCTTCCACCTGGAGCGGGACGGGGAGGACGGCGCGGCGCTCCGCTTCACCCACGAGTTCGAGGACGAGCGGGAGTCCGAGCAGCGCTGGCGGGCGCGGTTC
- the ccsB gene encoding c-type cytochrome biogenesis protein CcsB yields the protein MAVYTLAFFAYIAEWLFGSRSKVGRTAAALTAPARSEAPAVTVQKAGSTAVLERPQVVVRATPGARDVPDGPGAHGGTEKGDLYGRIAISLTALGFLVEFGGVLARALSVQRAPWGNMYEFNITLTTVAVGVYLALLALKKNVRWLGLPLATTVLLDLGLAVTVLYTASDQLVPALHSYWLYIHVSTAIFCGAVFYVGAVATILYLFKDNFENKLATGGTPGRFAGSVLDRLPAAASLDKFAYRVNAAVFPLWTFTIIAGAIWAGDAWGRYWGWDPKEVWSFITWVAYACYLHARATAGWKGRKAAYLALLAFGCWLFNYYGVNIFVSGKHSYADVGLGALQTVGF from the coding sequence ATGGCCGTCTACACCCTGGCCTTCTTCGCCTACATCGCGGAGTGGCTCTTCGGCAGCCGCAGCAAGGTCGGCCGCACCGCCGCCGCGCTCACCGCGCCCGCCCGGTCCGAGGCCCCGGCCGTGACCGTGCAGAAGGCCGGCTCCACCGCCGTACTGGAGCGGCCCCAGGTCGTCGTCCGGGCCACGCCGGGCGCCCGGGACGTGCCCGACGGGCCGGGCGCGCACGGCGGGACCGAGAAGGGCGACCTCTACGGGCGGATCGCCATCTCCCTCACCGCGCTCGGCTTCCTCGTGGAGTTCGGCGGCGTGCTCGCGCGGGCCCTGTCGGTGCAGCGGGCGCCGTGGGGCAACATGTACGAGTTCAACATCACCCTCACCACGGTCGCCGTCGGCGTGTACCTGGCGCTGCTCGCCCTGAAGAAGAACGTCCGCTGGCTCGGCCTGCCGCTGGCCACCACGGTCCTGCTCGACCTCGGTCTCGCCGTCACCGTGCTGTACACCGCCAGCGACCAGCTCGTGCCCGCGCTGCACTCGTACTGGCTGTACATCCACGTCTCCACGGCGATCTTCTGCGGCGCGGTCTTCTACGTCGGCGCGGTGGCCACGATCCTCTACCTGTTCAAGGACAACTTCGAGAACAAGCTGGCCACCGGCGGCACCCCGGGCCGGTTCGCCGGCTCCGTGCTGGACCGGCTGCCCGCCGCGGCCTCCCTGGACAAGTTCGCCTACCGCGTCAACGCCGCCGTCTTCCCGCTGTGGACGTTCACGATCATCGCGGGCGCCATCTGGGCGGGCGACGCCTGGGGCCGCTACTGGGGCTGGGACCCCAAGGAGGTCTGGTCCTTCATCACCTGGGTCGCCTACGCCTGCTACCTGCACGCCCGCGCCACCGCCGGCTGGAAGGGCCGCAAGGCCGCCTACCTGGCGCTGCTGGCCTTCGGCTGCTGGCTGTTCAACTACTACGGCGTGAACATCTTCGTCTCCGGCAAGCACTCCTACGCCGACGTCGGCCTCGGGGCGCTCCAGACCGTCGGGTTCTGA